The following proteins are co-located in the Paenibacillus sp. JNUCC32 genome:
- a CDS encoding lytic transglycosylase domain-containing protein — MKWLRKKRVLLLLFVSFVALLFLSSNWMTLLYPIHYKDEIRKHAAYYEVDPFLVASIIRVETNFKPGKESKKGALGIMQLMPDTANWAMEMAKLPSVNLLSVKNEVDANIQLGTWYIQNLHKEMDGNPIAAIAAYNAGPGNVKNWINKGMWDGTYENVKSIPIGETRHYVQRVIYYYNQYTDVYKGGF; from the coding sequence ATGAAGTGGCTTCGTAAAAAAAGGGTGCTGCTCCTGCTGTTCGTTTCTTTTGTAGCGCTGCTGTTCCTAAGTTCCAATTGGATGACCCTGCTGTATCCGATTCATTATAAGGATGAGATCCGCAAACATGCCGCTTATTATGAGGTCGATCCGTTTCTGGTGGCCTCGATCATCCGGGTGGAAACGAATTTCAAGCCGGGCAAGGAATCCAAGAAGGGGGCGCTGGGCATTATGCAGCTGATGCCGGATACGGCGAACTGGGCGATGGAAATGGCCAAGCTCCCGTCGGTGAACCTGCTGAGCGTAAAGAATGAAGTGGATGCGAACATCCAGCTGGGCACCTGGTACATTCAGAATCTGCACAAGGAAATGGACGGCAATCCGATTGCCGCCATCGCCGCTTATAACGCGGGCCCGGGGAACGTCAAGAATTGGATCAACAAGGGCATGTGGGACGGAACCTATGAGAACGTGAAGAGTATACCCATCGGGGAAACCCGGCATTATGTACAGCGCGTGATTTATTATTATAATCAATATACGGATGTGTATAAGGGCGGCTTCTAA
- a CDS encoding alpha/beta-type small acid-soluble spore protein produces the protein MAQSNNNSNNLVVPRANAALEQLKYEVAQELGISIPQDGYQGNMTSYENGSIGGYITKRLVTLAEQQLAGQYSGQ, from the coding sequence ATGGCACAAAGCAACAACAACTCTAACAACCTGGTTGTTCCTCGCGCAAACGCTGCTCTTGAGCAACTGAAGTACGAGGTAGCTCAAGAACTTGGTATCTCCATTCCACAAGACGGATACCAAGGTAACATGACTTCCTATGAGAACGGTTCGATCGGGGGATACATCACAAAGCGTCTTGTAACCCTGGCCGAGCAACAATTGGCTGGTCAATACTCCGGTCAATAA
- the nrdR gene encoding transcriptional regulator NrdR has product MKCPYCSYAGTKVLDSRPANENKSIRRRRECEQCSKRFTTFEMVEETPLIVVKKDGSREEFSREKVLRGLIRACEKRPVSVDQLDMIVSDVEKALRNTAAAEVESRQIGELLMERLYPVDEVAYVRFASVYRQFKDINMFMKELKSLLSKDTDVQEL; this is encoded by the coding sequence ATGAAGTGTCCATATTGCAGTTATGCCGGAACGAAAGTGCTGGATTCCAGGCCTGCCAACGAGAATAAATCCATCCGCCGCCGCAGGGAATGCGAGCAGTGCAGCAAGAGATTCACAACCTTTGAAATGGTGGAGGAAACGCCGCTGATCGTCGTGAAAAAGGACGGAAGCCGCGAAGAGTTCAGCCGGGAGAAGGTGCTCCGCGGTTTGATAAGGGCATGCGAGAAGCGTCCGGTATCCGTGGACCAGCTTGATATGATCGTATCGGATGTCGAGAAGGCGCTGCGCAATACCGCGGCGGCGGAAGTGGAGAGCCGCCAGATAGGGGAGCTTCTGATGGAGCGGTTATATCCGGTCGACGAGGTAGCTTACGTTCGGTTTGCGTCCGTATACCGGCAGTTCAAGGATATCAATATGTTCATGAAGGAACTGAAAAGCCTGCTGTCCAAGGATACGGACGTGCAGGAGCTGTAA
- a CDS encoding YhgE/Pip domain-containing protein translates to MKMLTQKMMWLGMLLVLIVLTVFGLAMMGSVLGSKPKEVPAALVILDQPMELPTGETFAVGEMIREKLLSSPAMPFVWHVVDSEEKARDGLDKREYYGAMVIPANLSSGLLSLATHSPIHPNVRIISNEGMNTQASMVVRQAMGQAMNMINGELLQQLLGQIGQQTGQIPIETAKALMTPVNVQEEVVHPPGVNNAAGNAPGLFTQIIWIGSMVTGVVLLLASQKAVAAGSRRWTVSALQAIGGLGIVGIASCFTIWMASSWYGMELANAGETWLFLWLAGSAFFLLQSSLLNWIGFRAIPLLVLLMFFSVPLLNMAPEFLSQTTRDWIYSWTPLRFAAGGLREVMYFGGLDAAHSNALILWGVAGGFLVLLLSSGFKANRATDAGPTSVTGDTIK, encoded by the coding sequence GTGAAAATGCTGACACAAAAAATGATGTGGCTGGGCATGTTGCTCGTCCTGATCGTGTTGACCGTATTCGGGTTAGCGATGATGGGATCGGTGCTTGGATCGAAGCCAAAGGAGGTCCCGGCGGCCCTCGTTATCCTTGACCAGCCGATGGAGCTGCCGACTGGAGAAACGTTTGCGGTAGGGGAAATGATCCGGGAAAAGTTGCTGTCGAGCCCGGCAATGCCGTTTGTCTGGCATGTCGTGGATTCCGAGGAAAAGGCTCGGGATGGACTGGATAAACGCGAATATTACGGAGCGATGGTGATTCCTGCGAATCTGAGCAGCGGTTTACTCTCGTTAGCGACTCACTCGCCGATTCACCCTAATGTGAGAATCATCTCCAACGAGGGTATGAACACCCAAGCCTCGATGGTCGTAAGACAGGCAATGGGGCAAGCGATGAACATGATCAATGGGGAACTGTTGCAGCAGCTGCTTGGGCAGATCGGACAGCAAACGGGACAAATTCCCATTGAGACGGCTAAAGCTTTAATGACACCGGTGAACGTTCAGGAGGAAGTCGTACATCCACCGGGAGTGAATAATGCGGCGGGAAATGCGCCGGGTTTGTTTACCCAGATTATATGGATCGGCAGCATGGTGACCGGCGTCGTCTTGCTCCTGGCTAGCCAGAAGGCGGTCGCCGCGGGTTCAAGGAGATGGACAGTCAGCGCCCTGCAAGCTATCGGGGGGCTTGGGATCGTCGGCATAGCCTCATGCTTCACCATATGGATGGCTTCGTCGTGGTACGGCATGGAACTGGCGAACGCGGGGGAGACGTGGTTGTTCTTATGGTTGGCTGGATCGGCGTTCTTCTTGTTGCAATCTTCCTTGCTGAATTGGATCGGATTCCGTGCAATACCGCTGCTCGTACTGCTGATGTTCTTCTCGGTGCCGCTCCTGAACATGGCTCCGGAGTTCTTGTCGCAGACGACGCGAGATTGGATCTATTCGTGGACGCCACTGCGCTTCGCGGCAGGAGGGCTACGGGAAGTCATGTACTTCGGCGGACTGGACGCAGCTCACTCAAACGCCTTGATTTTGTGGGGCGTCGCCGGTGGATTTTTGGTCTTGCTGCTCTCTTCCGGATTTAAGGCAAATCGAGCGACAGATGCCGGCCCTACTTCTGTTACAGGCGATACAATAAAGTAA
- a CDS encoding nuclear transport factor 2 family protein, with protein sequence MTSNHQNELVRKAVAVLESFESGNPEAITAYVHPDQYIQHNQALLDGRESMLGALDHLKEMGTKVSIKRTLVDGNYVALHSVYHFHGPKIVFDLFRFENGLIVEHWDNLQEMVEKTPSNHTMIDGPVTIKDIDKTDANKAFVKSYVENILLGKNPDLLASYFDGDHYIQHSPHIADGLSGLHAALQALKERNIEFQYTHVHQVIGQGDFVLTMSEGLFDGQHTAFYDLFRVEDGKIAEHWDVIEAILPAEKRKNSNSRF encoded by the coding sequence ATGACATCCAACCATCAAAATGAGCTTGTTCGTAAGGCAGTCGCCGTACTGGAAAGTTTTGAGAGCGGCAACCCCGAAGCGATTACGGCTTACGTTCATCCAGATCAATATATTCAGCATAACCAGGCCTTACTCGATGGTCGTGAATCCATGCTTGGCGCACTTGATCATTTAAAGGAAATGGGTACTAAGGTAAGCATTAAGCGTACTTTAGTCGACGGAAATTATGTGGCTCTTCATTCTGTATATCATTTTCACGGCCCTAAAATCGTATTTGATCTCTTCCGTTTTGAGAATGGACTAATCGTCGAGCATTGGGACAATTTGCAAGAGATGGTGGAGAAGACACCAAGCAATCATACGATGATTGACGGACCGGTTACGATTAAGGATATCGACAAGACGGATGCCAACAAAGCATTTGTCAAAAGCTATGTTGAGAACATCTTGCTCGGGAAGAACCCTGACCTGCTGGCCTCTTACTTTGATGGAGATCACTACATTCAGCATAGTCCGCATATTGCAGACGGCCTTTCCGGTCTTCACGCTGCTTTGCAGGCTCTGAAGGAGAGAAATATTGAGTTTCAATATACTCATGTCCACCAAGTAATCGGACAAGGCGATTTTGTCCTTACAATGAGTGAAGGTCTGTTTGATGGTCAACATACCGCTTTCTACGATCTGTTCCGCGTAGAGGATGGAAAGATCGCTGAGCATTGGGACGTAATCGAGGCCATACTGCCGGCAGAAAAACGAAAAAATTCGAACAGTAGATTTTGA